One genomic segment of Pseudomonadota bacterium includes these proteins:
- a CDS encoding PhoH family protein, producing the protein MSTPAPVEPAREFDLVPPDNARLANLCGPLDENLRLVEDRMGVTIKRRGATFRVTGPRARAAEEVLRNLFESTASEDVSLERVHLALRDGRDMPGAIDDDARDEGAVRVLRGTIRARGKNQRDYLANIHSKDLAFGIGPAGTGKTYLAVACAVEALTADKIRRIILVRPAVEAGERLGFLPGDLTQKVDPYLRPMYDALYEMLGFDRVARFIERNVIEVAPLAFMRGRSLNDSFIILDEAQNTTPEQMKMFLTRIGFGSRAVVTGDVTQTDLPQGKMSGLRHVINILRDIEGVAFTFFEAADVVRHPLVQRIVKAYEAHTPPDRL; encoded by the coding sequence ATGTCGACTCCTGCACCCGTAGAACCCGCGCGCGAATTCGATCTGGTCCCGCCCGACAATGCGCGGCTCGCGAATCTGTGCGGTCCGCTCGACGAAAACCTGCGCCTGGTCGAAGACCGCATGGGCGTCACCATCAAACGCCGCGGCGCCACATTCCGCGTCACGGGCCCGCGGGCGCGCGCCGCGGAAGAGGTGCTGCGCAATCTGTTCGAGTCGACGGCGAGCGAGGACGTATCGCTCGAGCGCGTGCACCTGGCGCTGCGCGACGGGCGCGACATGCCCGGCGCGATCGACGACGACGCGCGCGACGAAGGCGCGGTGCGCGTGCTGCGCGGCACGATCCGCGCGCGCGGAAAAAACCAGCGCGACTACCTCGCGAACATCCATTCGAAGGACCTGGCTTTCGGCATCGGGCCCGCGGGCACGGGCAAGACCTATCTCGCCGTGGCCTGCGCGGTCGAGGCGCTGACCGCCGACAAGATCCGCCGCATCATCCTGGTGAGACCGGCGGTCGAAGCGGGCGAACGTCTCGGGTTCCTGCCGGGCGACCTCACGCAGAAGGTCGATCCTTATCTACGTCCGATGTACGACGCGTTGTACGAGATGCTGGGGTTCGACCGCGTCGCGCGTTTCATCGAACGCAACGTGATCGAGGTGGCGCCACTGGCGTTCATGCGCGGCCGCTCGCTCAACGATTCCTTCATCATCCTCGACGAGGCGCAGAACACCACGCCCGAGCAGATGAAGATGTTCCTGACGCGTATCGGCTTCGGCTCGCGCGCGGTGGTGACCGGCGACGTGACGCAGACCGATCTGCCGCAAGGAAAGATGTCCGGTCTCAGGCACGTCATCAATATCCTGCGCGACATCGAAGGGGTGGCGTTCACATTCTTCGAAGCCGCGGACGTGGTGCGTCACCCGCTCGTGCAGCGCATCGTCAAGGCGTATGAAGCGCACACGCCACCCGATCGTTTATGA
- a CDS encoding transporter associated domain-containing protein produces MSAKEKEKDHEKDIGASGKWLRKLSRKIAGEAQDRGEVVEYLRDAAERGIVEGDALAMLEGVLGVADIQVRDIMVPRAQMTVLNRDDESEVLLKTVVESGHSRFPVMDENREKIVGILLAKDLLRLAAQDARGEEGAPFDIKEFMRPTVFVPESKRLNVLLREFRRSRVHMAIVADEYGGVAGLVTIEDVIEQIVGDIDDEHDVDEDVNIRKDGERQYIVRGQTPIDEFNEYFQTELSDDEFDTVAGLAMKQLGRLPRRGETLQLADCELKVLRFDRRRIDSLRLTAPRDIVAPEDRPLVDE; encoded by the coding sequence ATGAGCGCCAAAGAAAAAGAGAAAGACCACGAGAAGGACATCGGTGCCAGCGGCAAGTGGCTGCGCAAGTTGTCGCGCAAGATCGCGGGCGAGGCCCAGGATCGAGGCGAAGTGGTCGAATACCTGCGCGATGCGGCCGAGCGGGGCATCGTCGAAGGCGACGCGCTTGCCATGCTCGAAGGTGTGCTCGGCGTGGCCGACATCCAGGTGCGCGACATTATGGTGCCGCGTGCGCAGATGACAGTGCTGAACCGCGATGATGAGTCCGAGGTGCTGCTGAAGACGGTGGTCGAGAGCGGTCACTCGCGTTTCCCGGTGATGGATGAAAACCGCGAGAAGATCGTCGGCATCCTGCTGGCCAAGGACCTGCTGCGGCTCGCCGCGCAGGACGCTCGCGGCGAAGAGGGCGCGCCGTTCGACATCAAGGAATTCATGCGGCCGACGGTGTTCGTGCCGGAATCGAAGCGCCTCAATGTGTTGCTGCGGGAATTTCGCCGCTCGCGCGTGCACATGGCCATCGTCGCCGATGAATACGGCGGTGTCGCGGGCCTGGTGACCATCGAAGACGTCATCGAGCAGATCGTCGGCGACATCGACGACGAACATGACGTCGATGAGGACGTGAATATCCGCAAGGACGGCGAGCGCCAGTACATCGTGCGCGGCCAGACTCCGATCGACGAGTTCAACGAATATTTCCAGACCGAGCTGTCGGACGACGAGTTCGACACCGTGGCGGGCTTGGCGATGAAGCAGTTAGGCCGCCTGCCGCGCCGCGGCGAAACGCTGCAGCTGGCGGATTGCGAGCTCAAGGTGCTGCGCTTCGACCGCCGCCGCATCGACAGTCTGCGGCTCACGGCGCCGCGCGACATCGTGGCGCCCGAAGACCGCCCCCTGGTAGACGAGTGA
- the ssb gene encoding single-stranded DNA-binding protein, whose amino-acid sequence MARGINKVILIGNLGADPETRAMPSGMTVANIRIATSENWKDKQSGENKERTEWHNVAMFGRLGEIAGEYLKKGSKVYIEGSLRTRKWQDKSGNDRYTTEIIANEMQMLDSRGGGGMGGGGSEFGGGGGGGSARRGGGGGGSAPPDDFDQGGPPAGGGSDKGGGEFDDDIPF is encoded by the coding sequence ATGGCGCGGGGAATCAACAAAGTCATCCTGATCGGCAATCTGGGCGCAGACCCGGAAACCCGCGCCATGCCGTCCGGCATGACGGTCGCGAACATCCGCATCGCCACGAGCGAGAACTGGAAAGACAAGCAGTCGGGCGAGAACAAGGAACGCACCGAGTGGCACAACGTCGCGATGTTCGGCCGCCTCGGAGAAATCGCCGGCGAGTACCTCAAGAAGGGCTCCAAGGTCTACATCGAAGGCAGCCTGCGGACGAGGAAATGGCAGGACAAATCCGGTAACGACCGTTACACCACGGAGATCATCGCCAACGAAATGCAGATGCTCGATAGCCGCGGTGGCGGCGGCATGGGCGGCGGTGGAAGTGAATTCGGTGGCGGTGGCGGCGGCGGTAGTGCCCGTCGCGGCGGTGGTGGCGGTGGGTCCGCGCCTCCGGATGATTTCGATCAAGGCGGTCCGCCGGCCGGCGGCGGCAGCGACAAGGGCGGCGGCGAGTTCGACGACGACATTCCGTTCTGA
- a CDS encoding Fe2+-dependent dioxygenase, with protein MMIHVPKVLTVEQVAECRRLLAAADWTDGKATAGEQGALVKKNRQLPELSPVGRQLGELILTALSRNPLFFSAALPLKTVPPLFNRYEGGEQYGMHIDGAVRAVPGTSHFIRTDLSSTLFLTDPADYDGGELVVVDTFGQQSVKLPAGDLILYTSGSLHRVNPVTSGARVSSFFWTQSMVRDPQQRETLYQLDQTIQKIRGKHGENDETVALAGHYHNLLRMWSEI; from the coding sequence ATGATGATTCATGTGCCGAAGGTGCTGACGGTCGAGCAGGTGGCGGAATGCCGCCGCCTGCTCGCGGCCGCCGACTGGACCGACGGCAAGGCCACGGCCGGCGAGCAGGGCGCGCTGGTGAAGAAGAACCGACAGTTGCCCGAGTTGTCGCCCGTCGGGCGGCAGCTGGGCGAGTTGATCCTCACCGCGCTGTCGCGCAATCCGCTGTTTTTCTCCGCCGCGCTGCCGTTGAAGACCGTGCCGCCGCTGTTCAATCGCTATGAAGGCGGCGAGCAGTACGGCATGCACATCGACGGCGCCGTGCGTGCCGTGCCGGGTACTTCGCATTTCATCCGGACGGATCTTTCCTCGACGCTGTTCCTGACCGATCCCGCGGACTACGACGGCGGGGAACTGGTCGTGGTCGATACGTTCGGCCAGCAGTCCGTCAAACTACCGGCGGGAGATCTGATCCTGTACACGTCCGGTAGTTTGCATCGCGTGAATCCCGTGACAAGCGGCGCGCGGGTGTCGTCGTTTTTCTGGACGCAGAGCATGGTGCGCGACCCCCAGCAACGCGAAACGCTGTACCAGCTGGATCAAACCATCCAGAAAATCCGCGGCAAACATGGCGAGAACGACGAAACGGTGGCGCTCGCGGGGCACTATCACAACCTGTTGCGGATGTGGTCGGAGATCTGA
- the ybeY gene encoding rRNA maturation RNase YbeY: MSSWAARALGRRGEGREIAVRVVAARESRALNKLWRGKDKPTNVLSFPAPEQGRRGMPRNEHIPFGDLVICAEVVRREALRDGKALEAHWAHMVVHGALHLAGYDHESGRREQQRMERREIAVLKSFGIGNPYT; encoded by the coding sequence ATGAGTAGTTGGGCGGCACGCGCGCTCGGCCGCCGTGGCGAGGGCCGCGAGATCGCGGTGCGCGTGGTCGCGGCGCGCGAAAGCCGCGCGCTGAACAAGCTGTGGCGAGGCAAGGACAAACCGACCAACGTGTTGTCGTTCCCCGCGCCCGAACAGGGCCGTCGCGGGATGCCGCGCAACGAACACATCCCGTTCGGCGATCTCGTGATCTGCGCCGAGGTCGTGCGCCGCGAGGCGCTGCGCGACGGCAAGGCGCTCGAGGCGCACTGGGCCCACATGGTCGTGCACGGCGCGCTGCATCTTGCCGGCTACGACCACGAGTCCGGGCGCCGCGAACAACAACGCATGGAACGCCGCGAAATCGCGGTGCTCAAGAGTTTCGGTATCGGAAATCCCTACACATGA
- a CDS encoding catecholate siderophore receptor Fiu: MSFIDSAFGCEGSSRRRIALAVSLALAAAASNAQAQTAEEAKTLPKVSVQAAEEEPTPKVDRVSSPKFTQALVDTPQTISIVSSQVLSQQGATSLSQALRNTPGVTFLLGENGNTATGDSIFMRGFDTQGSIFIDGIRDLGSVTRDTFNTEQVEIAKGPAGPDYGRSAASGYVNLASKVPGVENFASGTASYGTSSNGRITGDVNHRVDGTGTAFRLNVMGQDGDVDGRDYIERKGWALAPSLAFGLESDTRAYFYLLHTESDNTPDGGVPTIGLDGFYNAAFDTGGANAGVDPARVDRDNWYGLVSDFEEVKGTMFTARIEHDFSDNVSIRNTSRYGKLRQFYVLTGVNALTVTNPNPDLWTVARTRQSKFQENTLLTNQTNVTANLLLGGMQHNITGGFEFIDEEQYNPVYVGLGTPITPANLYHPNRNDVQPGYAPVRNGVYTRGETQTAGVYVFDTVSFTEQWQFTAGFRVDSFDTDFDSAALSTATSHPTLPVGTLVPVSLQADDTLFSYKTGLVFKPLENGSIYLSYATSQQPPGGANFQLSTAANNANRSDLKPTEGSNIELGTKWELRDGALAVTAALFSSANKDELIPDAVDPTLFVQVGKREVKGIELGLVGKITDNWEISAGLAKMDTEVSRGSATQTGSQINWSPELTFSSWTTYHTPFGLSFGGGVRYVDTVARSINNAAIPATTNLYQAPDYWVVDAMASYAINDKVSLQLNGYNLTDELYIASLNNSGARYNPGSPRSALLTVNFTF; encoded by the coding sequence GTGTCGTTCATTGATTCCGCCTTTGGGTGCGAAGGTTCTTCGCGCCGCCGTATCGCCCTCGCCGTGAGCCTCGCGCTCGCCGCCGCAGCCTCAAACGCCCAGGCGCAGACCGCCGAAGAAGCAAAAACACTGCCGAAAGTTTCCGTGCAGGCAGCCGAGGAAGAGCCGACCCCGAAGGTCGATCGCGTCTCCTCGCCGAAATTCACGCAAGCCCTGGTCGACACGCCGCAGACGATCTCGATCGTCAGCTCGCAGGTGTTGAGTCAGCAGGGCGCGACTTCGCTGTCGCAGGCGCTGCGTAATACCCCCGGAGTCACGTTCTTGTTAGGCGAGAACGGCAACACCGCCACCGGCGATTCCATCTTCATGCGCGGCTTCGATACGCAAGGAAGCATCTTCATCGACGGCATCCGCGATCTGGGTTCGGTCACACGCGACACGTTCAACACGGAGCAGGTCGAGATCGCCAAGGGCCCGGCGGGCCCTGACTACGGCCGCAGTGCCGCGTCGGGTTACGTGAACCTCGCCAGCAAGGTGCCCGGCGTGGAGAACTTCGCTTCCGGCACCGCCAGTTACGGTACGAGCTCCAACGGCCGTATCACGGGTGACGTGAATCATCGCGTCGACGGCACCGGCACGGCGTTCCGCCTCAACGTGATGGGTCAGGACGGCGACGTCGACGGCCGCGACTACATCGAACGCAAGGGCTGGGCATTGGCCCCGTCGCTGGCGTTCGGTCTCGAAAGCGACACGCGCGCGTACTTCTATCTACTCCACACCGAGAGCGACAACACGCCGGACGGCGGCGTACCGACCATCGGTCTCGACGGCTTTTACAACGCCGCGTTCGATACCGGCGGCGCGAATGCCGGCGTGGATCCGGCCCGTGTCGACCGCGACAACTGGTACGGCCTCGTCAGCGATTTCGAAGAGGTCAAGGGCACGATGTTCACGGCCCGCATCGAACACGATTTCAGCGACAACGTCTCGATCCGCAATACGTCGCGTTACGGCAAGCTGCGCCAGTTCTACGTGCTCACGGGCGTCAACGCATTGACCGTGACCAACCCGAATCCGGACCTGTGGACCGTTGCACGCACGCGGCAATCCAAGTTCCAGGAAAACACGCTGCTGACCAACCAGACCAACGTCACGGCGAACCTGCTGCTGGGCGGCATGCAGCACAACATCACCGGCGGTTTCGAGTTCATCGATGAAGAGCAGTACAACCCGGTGTATGTCGGCCTCGGAACGCCGATCACGCCGGCCAATCTGTACCACCCGAATCGCAACGACGTGCAGCCCGGTTATGCACCGGTGCGCAATGGCGTGTACACGCGCGGCGAAACCCAGACCGCCGGCGTCTACGTGTTCGACACCGTGAGCTTCACCGAACAGTGGCAGTTCACCGCAGGTTTCCGCGTCGACAGCTTCGACACGGATTTCGACAGCGCCGCGTTGTCCACCGCGACTAGTCATCCGACGTTGCCGGTCGGCACGCTGGTGCCGGTTTCGCTGCAGGCGGATGACACCCTGTTCTCGTACAAGACGGGGCTGGTGTTCAAGCCGCTCGAGAACGGCAGCATCTACCTGTCGTACGCGACGTCCCAGCAGCCTCCGGGCGGCGCCAATTTCCAGCTCAGCACCGCGGCTAACAATGCCAACCGTTCCGACCTGAAGCCGACCGAAGGGTCCAACATCGAACTCGGCACGAAGTGGGAGCTGCGCGATGGCGCGCTGGCCGTCACCGCCGCGTTGTTCAGCAGCGCGAACAAGGACGAGCTGATCCCCGACGCCGTCGATCCGACGCTGTTCGTGCAGGTCGGCAAGCGCGAAGTCAAAGGCATCGAGCTCGGACTGGTGGGCAAGATCACCGACAACTGGGAGATCAGCGCGGGTCTTGCGAAGATGGATACCGAGGTCTCGCGGGGTTCGGCCACGCAGACGGGATCGCAGATCAACTGGTCGCCGGAGCTCACATTCTCGAGCTGGACCACGTATCACACGCCGTTCGGCCTCTCGTTTGGCGGTGGAGTGCGTTACGTCGACACCGTCGCGCGATCGATCAACAACGCGGCGATTCCGGCAACTACCAACCTGTACCAGGCGCCTGACTACTGGGTGGTGGATGCCATGGCGTCCTATGCGATCAATGACAAGGTCTCGCTGCAGCTCAATGGCTACAACCTGACCGACGAGCTGTACATCGCGTCGCTGAACAACAGCGGTGCGCGTTACAACCCGGGTTCGCCGCGCTCGGCGCTGTTGACCGTGAACTTCACGTTCTGA
- the lnt gene encoding apolipoprotein N-acyltransferase — protein MRPRQLVERRYVGSAAALVAGMLLTMSFAPLAWWPLAFFMPAALMWLWQGATPRRAAVLGFWFNAGTFAAGTYWIYISTHVVYHAPIPLALLLMAGLVSIMGAYHALLGWLIAKYLPERGAWRWLVGIPSMWLFLEWWRSWFLTGFGWLALGYSQTDTWLGSLAPVVGQYGLGLLVLLVAGAMMTLLSGNQRERIAAGVIVIVIWGLGFALRGVEWTQPYSRPITVAVVQGAIPQDEKWIAENLQSTLDRYQELTREAHGAKIIVWPESAIPDIANNHIAYYRDVYADASAHGSSLIMGTLRIDVDEKTGNETAYNSVLAMDRSTPGVAWHDKRHLVPFVEFIPVPGFARQWLRLMALPYQDFMRGADEQPPLEAAGQRIAASVCYEDGYGSSQLPALRTATLLVNVTNDAWFRKSSARYQHLQISRMRSMEAGRPTIRAANDGVSAVIGHRGEIITRAPEYEANVMRGELQPRIGLTPYARTGNWAVIGLALVLGCASAYVRRHPKPV, from the coding sequence TTGAGGCCGCGCCAACTGGTCGAACGGCGCTACGTCGGCAGCGCGGCCGCGCTCGTCGCCGGCATGTTGTTGACCATGTCGTTCGCACCGCTGGCGTGGTGGCCACTGGCCTTTTTCATGCCCGCCGCGCTGATGTGGTTGTGGCAGGGCGCAACGCCACGCCGCGCCGCCGTGCTCGGCTTCTGGTTCAACGCCGGCACTTTCGCAGCGGGCACGTACTGGATCTACATCAGCACCCACGTCGTGTACCACGCCCCGATTCCGCTGGCATTGCTGCTGATGGCGGGGCTGGTCTCCATCATGGGCGCCTATCACGCCTTGTTAGGCTGGCTGATCGCGAAATATCTGCCCGAGCGTGGGGCCTGGCGCTGGCTCGTGGGCATCCCGTCGATGTGGTTGTTCCTCGAGTGGTGGCGCAGCTGGTTCCTCACGGGCTTCGGCTGGCTGGCGCTCGGTTATTCGCAGACTGATACCTGGCTCGGCAGCCTGGCGCCGGTCGTCGGCCAGTACGGTCTCGGCCTGCTGGTATTGCTGGTCGCGGGCGCAATGATGACGCTGCTTTCGGGCAACCAACGCGAGCGCATCGCCGCGGGCGTCATCGTCATTGTCATCTGGGGTCTCGGGTTCGCGTTGCGCGGCGTCGAATGGACGCAGCCCTACAGCCGCCCGATCACGGTGGCCGTCGTGCAAGGCGCCATCCCGCAGGATGAAAAGTGGATCGCAGAAAACCTGCAGTCGACGCTCGATCGTTACCAGGAGCTCACGCGCGAGGCGCATGGCGCGAAGATCATCGTGTGGCCGGAGTCTGCCATCCCGGACATCGCGAACAACCACATCGCTTACTACCGTGACGTGTACGCCGATGCGAGTGCGCACGGTTCGTCGCTCATCATGGGTACATTGCGCATCGACGTCGACGAGAAGACCGGGAATGAGACCGCATACAACTCGGTCCTCGCGATGGATCGATCCACCCCGGGTGTGGCGTGGCACGACAAGCGCCACCTGGTGCCATTCGTCGAGTTCATTCCCGTGCCCGGTTTCGCACGGCAGTGGTTGAGACTGATGGCATTGCCCTATCAGGACTTCATGCGCGGCGCCGACGAGCAGCCGCCGCTCGAGGCGGCCGGTCAGCGCATCGCCGCCAGCGTCTGCTACGAAGACGGATATGGATCGAGCCAGCTACCGGCCCTGCGCACGGCCACGTTGCTGGTAAACGTCACCAACGATGCGTGGTTCCGTAAGTCGAGCGCGCGTTACCAGCATCTGCAGATCAGCCGCATGCGCTCCATGGAAGCAGGGCGGCCCACCATCCGGGCCGCCAACGACGGCGTCTCGGCGGTCATCGGCCACCGTGGCGAGATAATCACCCGCGCCCCCGAATATGAAGCGAATGTAATGCGCGGCGAATTGCAGCCCCGTATCGGTTTGACGCCCTATGCGCGCACCGGAAATTGGGCTGTGATCGGCCTGGCCCTTGTTTTAGGCTGCGCCAGCGCATATGTGAGGCGTCACCCGAAACCCGTTTGA
- the miaB gene encoding tRNA (N6-isopentenyl adenosine(37)-C2)-methylthiotransferase MiaB: MPGRYYIKTFGCQMNEYDSTRMGDVLAAGADLTPTDDPAEADVLLMNTCSVREKAEDKVYSLLGEWRQLKKLKPSVLIGVGGCVASQEGEGITRRAPFVDLVFGPQTLHRLPDMIGERMRGGRAVVDVSFPEIEKFDHLPAPRAEGSSAYVSVMEGCSKYCTFCVVPYTRGDEVSRGFESVLDEVRSLAGQGVGEVHLLGQNVNAYAGAMADGTVVDLATLIHYVAEVDGVQRIRFTTSHPVEFGDSLIEAYASIPKLANQLHLAVQSGSDRILAAMKRGYTGLEFKEKLRRLRAVRPDISVSTDIIVGFPGETERDFEATLKLVREANFDQSFSFIYSQRPGTPAASLPDDVTLEVKQERLSRLQSQLNAQARAISDSMVGSTQRVLVSRPSKKDARELAGRTENGRWVNFAGPANLIGHFVDVVIVEARPQSLRGRFVSMPGERRLAANQ, translated from the coding sequence ATGCCCGGCCGCTACTACATCAAGACTTTCGGCTGCCAGATGAACGAGTACGACTCGACCCGCATGGGCGATGTCCTCGCGGCTGGCGCAGATCTGACTCCCACCGACGATCCGGCCGAAGCCGACGTCCTCCTCATGAACACCTGCTCGGTGCGCGAGAAGGCCGAGGACAAGGTGTATTCGCTGCTGGGTGAATGGCGCCAGCTCAAGAAGCTCAAGCCGTCTGTATTGATAGGCGTCGGTGGCTGCGTGGCCAGCCAGGAAGGCGAGGGCATCACCAGGCGCGCACCGTTCGTGGACCTCGTGTTCGGTCCGCAGACTTTGCACCGCCTGCCCGACATGATCGGCGAGCGTATGCGCGGCGGCCGCGCCGTGGTCGACGTGTCCTTCCCCGAGATCGAGAAGTTCGATCACCTGCCGGCGCCGCGTGCGGAAGGCTCGAGCGCCTACGTGTCGGTCATGGAAGGCTGCAGCAAGTACTGCACTTTCTGCGTGGTGCCCTACACGCGTGGCGACGAAGTGAGCCGCGGCTTCGAATCGGTGCTCGACGAAGTGCGTTCGCTCGCCGGCCAGGGCGTCGGCGAGGTCCACTTGTTAGGCCAGAACGTCAACGCTTACGCGGGCGCGATGGCCGACGGCACCGTGGTCGATCTTGCGACGCTCATTCACTACGTGGCGGAAGTCGACGGCGTGCAGCGCATCCGCTTCACGACCTCGCATCCGGTGGAGTTCGGCGATTCGCTGATCGAGGCCTACGCCAGCATCCCCAAACTCGCGAATCAACTGCACCTGGCGGTGCAGTCGGGATCGGACCGCATCCTCGCCGCCATGAAGCGCGGATATACGGGGCTCGAGTTCAAGGAGAAGCTGCGGCGCCTGCGTGCGGTTCGGCCCGACATATCGGTATCCACTGACATCATCGTGGGTTTTCCGGGCGAGACGGAGCGCGACTTCGAGGCCACACTGAAACTCGTGCGCGAAGCGAATTTCGACCAGTCTTTCTCGTTCATCTACAGCCAGCGTCCGGGTACGCCCGCGGCCTCGCTGCCGGACGACGTCACGCTCGAAGTGAAGCAGGAACGCCTGTCACGCCTGCAGTCGCAGCTCAACGCGCAGGCGCGCGCCATCAGCGATTCGATGGTGGGGTCGACGCAGCGTGTGCTGGTCTCGCGTCCCTCGAAGAAAGACGCGCGCGAACTCGCCGGCCGTACCGAGAATGGCCGCTGGGTGAACTTCGCAGGCCCCGCCAACCTCATCGGACATTTCGTCGACGTGGTCATCGTCGAAGCCCGCCCGCAATCGTTGCGCGGCCGCTTCGTCAGCATGCCGGGCGAACGCCGCCTGGCCGCGAATCAATAA
- a CDS encoding saccharopine dehydrogenase NADP-binding domain-containing protein yields MHRVLVLGGYGFFGSRICTALARNPGIHLLIAGRDAAKATALAYQLGRSADHAKVVDASSPKLAQTLRKLQVGTVIHTAGPFQDQDYAVARSCIQAGCNYLDLADGREFVGGIARLDAAARAANVCVVSGVSTLPGLSSAVIDRYAGEYSRLDAIRIGITSGALVPGLATVKAVFSYCGQPFTVLEKGARVTVRGWVDSLSYEFPKPVGTRLLSRCDVPDLDLLPMRYAGVKTVSFHAGFASATGHRAIEKLARLVRAGKLRSALPFARIFNTVARWIAPLLSGSGAMFVRLEGLDEEGQPQTMTWRLLAHDNDGPNIPCAPSIALANKIAAGRGPAVGATACLGLLTVEEILEPLKSFSIREFPA; encoded by the coding sequence ATGCACCGCGTTCTCGTTCTGGGTGGATACGGATTTTTCGGCAGCCGCATCTGCACGGCCCTCGCGCGAAACCCCGGCATCCACCTGCTGATCGCCGGACGCGACGCGGCCAAGGCCACCGCGCTCGCGTACCAGCTCGGGCGCAGCGCCGATCACGCCAAGGTAGTCGATGCGAGCAGCCCGAAACTGGCGCAGACCCTGCGCAAGCTGCAGGTGGGCACGGTCATTCACACCGCCGGGCCGTTTCAGGATCAGGACTATGCCGTCGCTCGATCCTGCATCCAGGCGGGCTGCAACTATCTCGATCTCGCCGACGGCCGCGAGTTCGTCGGCGGCATCGCCAGACTCGACGCGGCCGCGCGCGCCGCAAATGTCTGCGTCGTGAGCGGCGTCAGTACGCTGCCGGGCTTGTCGTCCGCGGTGATCGACCGATATGCCGGCGAATATTCCCGCCTCGATGCGATCCGCATCGGCATCACCTCGGGGGCGCTGGTGCCAGGCCTCGCCACGGTCAAAGCGGTATTCAGTTACTGCGGGCAGCCGTTCACCGTGCTGGAAAAAGGCGCTCGCGTCACCGTGCGCGGCTGGGTCGATTCACTGAGCTACGAATTTCCCAAACCGGTGGGGACGCGGCTGCTGTCGCGCTGCGACGTGCCCGATCTCGATCTTCTGCCGATGCGTTACGCGGGCGTGAAGACGGTGAGTTTCCACGCCGGCTTCGCGAGCGCCACGGGACATCGCGCCATCGAAAAACTGGCGCGGCTGGTGCGCGCCGGCAAGCTCAGGAGCGCGCTGCCATTTGCGCGGATATTCAATACCGTGGCGCGCTGGATCGCGCCCTTGCTGAGCGGCAGCGGCGCGATGTTCGTGCGGCTCGAGGGGCTGGACGAAGAAGGCCAACCCCAGACGATGACCTGGCGTCTGCTGGCGCACGACAATGACGGCCCGAACATTCCTTGCGCCCCGTCGATCGCGCTGGCTAACAAGATCGCCGCGGGCCGCGGGCCCGCCGTGGGCGCGACGGCATGCCTGGGGCTCCTGACGGTGGAGGAAATCCTCGAGCCGCTGAAGAGTTTCAGCATCCGCGAGTTTCCGGCGTAG